The Stieleria maiorica genome includes the window AGAAGCAGGCCGAGGAAGGCAAGAAGACGCCGATTAAGACTTGGGCACGTGCGTGCACGATCGTTCCCGAGTTCATCAATCTGACGTTCATGGTCCATAACGGGCGGGCACATGTCCCTGTCCAAGTGACCGAAGATATGGTGGGTCACAAGTTGGGCGAATTCGCTCCGACTCGGACGTTCAAGGGTCACGGCGGCAAAAAGAAATAGGTCGATACGATGTCAACATTTGTAGCAAGCCATCGCAACGCTCGGATCAGCGCCCAAAAGGTGCGGCTGGTCGCCGACCTGGTGCGTGGCCAGTACGCCGACGAAGCGCTCGATACGTTGAAGTATCAGCCGCAACGCGGTGCCCGGATGCTGGAAAAGGTGATTCGCAGTGCGGTTGCAAACGCGATGGACCCCGACCAGACCGGCGGAAACCCGCATCGGATCGACGACTTGGTTTTGACCGATGTGCGAGTCGACGGCGGATCGATGTTCCGGCGGATGCGTCCCAAGGCACGCGGCAGTGCACACATCATCAAAAAACGCAGCAGCCACATCAGCGTCAAAGTGACGCCGATCGACGAAATTTAGGCCCCTCGGAAACAACACAATCAAAGAGTCGTAAACGATGGGACAGAAAGTCAATCCAATCGCGTTTCGAACCGGTGTCACCCGCGGCTGGTGCAGTCGATGGTACGCGTCGAAACAAGATTTTGCGGACCTGTTGGTCGAAGACCGCAAACTGCGGAACTTCATCACCAACCACCCCAAGAAGAACCAATACAAGAACGCCGGGATCGATCGCATCGAGATCGAACGGACGCGTGACGAAGTGCGAGTGATGATGTACGTCGCTCGGCCGGGATTGATCATCGGCAAGAAAGGCCAGGAGATCGAGATCCTGCAGGCAGAACTGCAGAACTTGATCGGCCGCCGGATCAACTTGAAGGTCGAAGAAGTCGGCCGACCCGAGCTGCAGGCTCAATTGGTCGCCGAGGACATCGCACAGCAGTTGCAGAAGCGGTCCAGTTTCCGGCGGACGATGAAGCGATCGCTGGAACAGACGATGGACGCCGGTGCCAAGGGCATCAAGATCCAGCTGGCCGGGCGATTGGGCGGAGCGGAAATGGCTCGCCGAGAAAAACAAAGCATGGGCTCGATTCCGTTGAGCACATTGCAAGCGAAGATCGATTACGGAACGACCGAAGCGATGACGCCACAGGGGCACATCGGAGTTCAGGTCTGGATTAACCAAGGTATTTACGGAGACGACAACGATGGCGCTGATGCCCAAACGGGTCAAGCATCGAAAAAGCCAAAGAGGGCGCATAAAAGGTAGTGCGACTCGTGGCAACACGGTCGTCTTTGGTGACTACGGGATCCAGTCATTGGAACCCGGTTGGATCAAAGCGACGACGATTGAAGCGGGACGGATTGCGGCTCAGCAATACGTCCGTGGCGAAGGAAAACTGTACATCCGGGTGTTTCCCGACAAGTCCGTCACCAGCACCCCGCTGGAAACACGGATGGGGAAAGGTAAGGGTGAGCCGGATTTCTGGGCCGCAGTCGTCAAGCCGGGGACCGTGCTCTACGAACTCGGCGGTGTGACCGAACAGCAAGCCAAGGTTTGTTTCGCCCGATTGGCGAGCAAGCTGCCGGTGAAAGTACGCTTCGTCGAACGGCGGACGTTCTAAACAGGAATCAGAGAACGGCTCTGATCCGACAATGACAACGATCGAGCCGTCGGGCGATTCGAGCCCACGGACCCGACCTATCACTTTTGTTTTTCGAAGGCCTGGTCATGACCAGCAACAGCGAACTGAGAGAGATGAGCGACGAACAGCTCGAAGCAACCGCGGCCGAAGCGGCTGCCGATTTGTTTCGACTGCGTTTCCAGTCTCAGTCGGAGCGTTTGAACACGCCCAGCGACATCCGCAAAAACCGACGTTTGATTGCTCGAGTCAAGACGATTCAGACCGAGCGAAGCAAAGCAGCCAACAACACCCCAGCCGAAGCGTAGCATCATGCCAAAACGCGTAGTTTCGGGCATCGTCACCAGCGACAAGATGGACAAGACGCGCCGCGTCGAAATCAATCGTTTGGTGAAGCACCCCAAGTACAAGAAATATATCAGCCGCCGATCGGTGTGCCACGTCCACGACGAGGCCAACGAGTCCGGCGTCGGCGATCGCGTCGAGATCATCGAATCCGAACCGCTGAGCAAGTTGAAGCGGTGGCGTTTGGTGCGGGTGATCGAGAAGAGCACCGAAGTCGATTTGGTCGCCTTGCGTGCCGCACGCAAGGAAGCCGAGCAAGCAGAGGCTGCGTCGGCCGGATCCGAAAGCGAGTAATTTTCCAGGTCAATAACCAGCCATGATCCAACAAGAAACCCGTCTCGACGTTGCCGACAACACCGGTGCCCGTCAGGTGATGTGCATCAAGGTCCTCGGCGGCAGCCGGCGCCGGTTCGCCCGCGTCGGTGACGTCATCATCTGCAGCGTCAAGAGCGTGATCCCGGGCAGCGAGATCAAGAAGAAGGCGATCGTCCGTGCGGTGATCGTGCGGACCAAGACCCCGACGCGTCGGGGTGACGGCAGTTACATCAAGTTCGACAGCAACGCCGTGGTCCTGATCGACAAAGACAAGGCGCCCCGCGGTACGCGGATTTTCGGTGCGGTCGCTCGGGAATTGCGTGAGCAGAGCTTCATGAAGATCGTCAGCCTGGCCAACGAAGTGGTCTAAGAATCCAAGTGGCCGGAGCCGAAGCGGCTCCGAGTCTGAGAACAAACACATTGGGCGGCCCGCTCGCCCAGTCCAAGCAGAGTATTCCAGTCATGTTGCTCAAAGTTGAAGACGAAGTGCTAGTGATCGCCGGAGGTGACAAGGGTCATCGCGGCAAGGTCCTGGTCGTCGATCGCAAACAGAACAAAGTTGTCGTCGAAGGCGCCGGCTTGGTGCGGAAGCATGTCCGCAAGAGCCAGAAGAACCCGCAAGGCGGGCGTCTGAGCAAGGAGATGCCGATTCACGCCAGTAACGTGATGGTCATCGACCCGACGACCGACAAGCCGACGCGGATCGGAGTCCGATACCTGGACGACGGTACCAAGGAACGATTTGCAAAGAAGAGCGGTGCAAGCCTGGGAAAAATCTCCCCGCCCCGTGACAAGTACAAGAAGGCGTGAAGCGAACCATGGCAACCAAACCACGACTGCAATCCACCTACGAAGATTCCATCCGCCAGGCGCTCGTCGAACGCTACGGATACAAGAACCCGCACCAGGTTCCGCGGCTGGAAAAGATCACGCTGAACATGGGCGTCGGCCAAGCGATCGGGGACAAAAAGATCCTCGACCTGGCCTACGATGCGATGACCCAGATCGCCGGTCAAAAACCGGTGATGACGGTCGCCCGCAAATCGATCGCGAACTTCCGCTTGCGTGAAGGCATGCCGATCGGATGCATGGTGACCCTGCGTCGACAACACATGTACGAATTCCTGGACCGGATGGTCTCGATCGTTCTGCCCCGAGTTCGCGACTTTCGCGGGATCAGCCGCAAAGCGTTCGACCGCCGCGGGAACTACACGATGGGTTTGACCGAGCAATTGGTCTTCCCCGAACTGAACCCTGACAAATTCACCCGCCCGCAGGGCATGAACATCACGTACGTCACGTCGGCCAAGACCGATGACGAAGCACGCACGTTGTTGGAATTGTTCGGCATGCCGTTCAAAGCGGCACCGGGTAAGAGCGACGCCGCGTGAGCGACGCTTTAACAGTCACTTTATTTTGCGAACCGTTTCACAGCTGCAACCCCAAGACAGCCCGTGGCAAGTAAATCAAAAATCGCCAAGGCAAATCGGAAGCCGAAGTTCAGTACCCGGCGCGAGAACCGATGCAAGTTTTGTGGTCGACCTCGTTCGGTCTACCGCAAGTTCGGTTTGTGCCGAATCTGTTTCCGCGAAAATGCGAACTTGGGTTTGATCCCCGGTGTTCGTAAGGCCAGTTGGTAAGACAACGGAGCGACGAAAAGCCATGATGACAGACCCGATTGCCGATATGTTGACCCGAATCCGCAATGCCGTTCGCGTGGAACGTGCGTTTGTGGACATCCCTGCCAGCCGCGTCAAGCGTGGTATTGCCGACGTGCTGAAGCGCGAAGGTTTTATCTGGGATTGGGCGGAGGTCGAAGAAAGCCCCGTCAACCTGCTCCGCCTGGAACTGAAATACGGTTCCAACGGCGAGCGAGTGATCCAATCCATTCGCCGCATGAGCAAACCCGGACGCCGCTTGTACGCCCACTGCAAAGACCTGAAACCGGTCTTGGGCGGGATGGGCATCACGATCATCAGCACCAGCAAAGGTGTGATCAGTGATCGTGAAGCACGACGCGAAAAGATCGGCGGCGAAATCCTTTGCGAAGTCGCCTAACACCCGTACAAACAACGTTTTCAGCAAGTGATCTGAAATGAGTCGTATCGGAAAGAAACCAGTCCAGATCCCCAGCGGTGTGACCGTCGGCGTCGCCGATCGTGTCATCACCGTCGAGGGGGCCAAGGGCAAACTGACGTTCACCCACCGTCCCGAGATCTCGGTCGACGTCGAAGGGGACACCGTCACCTGCTCACGCAGCGGCGAAGATCGAACCAGCCGTGAACTGCACGGGCTGACCCGTGCGATCATCGGCAACATGGTCGAAGGCGTCACCAACGGCTATGAGAAGAAGCTCGAGATCGTCGGCGTCGGTTACCTGGCCAGCATCTCCGGCGATACGCTGCAGCTGCGTGTCGGTTATGCCAACGAACTTCATCGCAAGATCCCCAGCGATCTGACCGTCACCTGCCCCGACCAGACGCACGTCGTCGTCCAGGGCTGCGACAAGCAGAAAGTCACCCAGTTCGCCGCCGAAATCCGCTCGCTGCGGAAACCCGAACCCTACAAGGGCAAGGGGATCCGCTACCAGGGCGAACAAGTTAAGATCAAACCCGGTAAGTCGGCGACCAAGTAGTCCCGGCAAACCCGCTCCAAGCTTCGACCAGACAAGCATCGACAAGAATCGGCCGCGATTATCAGGACGGCACTTCAATGGACAAAAACAAGAAACTCGGAAAGCAACGACTTCGTCGACGCAACCACGTCCGCAACGTCCTTCGTGGGTCCGCCGAACGGCCGCGTCTGTGCGTTCAGCGCTCGCTGAAACACTTCTCGGTGCAGTTGGTCGACGACAACACCGGACGCACGTTGGCCAGCGCCAGCACGCGGGACAAGGCCCTGCGTGACAGCGTCAAGGTCGGCGGCAACTGCGACGGTGCCGCGGAAGTCGGGAAGGCGATCGCCGAAAAGGCCGAAGCCGCGGGGATCAAAGAAGTGAAACTCGATCGCGGACACAACAAGTATCACGGACGCGTCAAAGCGTTCGCAGACGCCGCCCGTGAAAGCGGGCTCGTGCTTTAGAATCAGAAGCAGAGATTACGAACACCAATTCAACTTGCCACCCGCTCGCCGGGCGGCTAACCGAGGGTCGGAACAATTAGTAGCGGAAGCAACCAAAATCGTCGTCGTGGCGGAAAGCAAGCGGAAGAGTCAAAAGATGACGGCTTGCTCGACCGCGTGGTGAAGATCAAACGCTGTGCGGCAGTCGTGAAAGGCGGTCGTCGTTTCAGCTTTGCCGCAATGGTCGTCGTCGGCGACGGCCAAGGCAAGGTCGGCTGGGGGTACGGCAAGGCCAACGAAGTGCCGCCGAGCGTCCAAAAGGCGACCAAGCAAGCGACCCGTGACATGGTCAATGTCCCACTGGTCGAAGGCAGCATTCCGCACCAGGTCTGGGGCAGCTTCGGAGCCGCCAAAGTCACCCTGATTCCGGCCGGTGCCGGTACCGGGATCATCGCCGGACAAGCCGTTCGGGCGGTCTGTGAAGCCTGTGGCATCCACGACATTCTGACCAAATCCTACGGCACCAATAACCCGGTCACGCTGGTCAAAGCGACCGTGGAAGCCCTCAAGCAACTGCGGACTCGCGAAGAGACCGCTGCCCTGCGTGGGTTGTCCGTTGAAGAATTGTCCGCCTAAAAATTTTTGAAACAAGATTGACGCGTCCCGAGCGAATCAAGCCGCGACGCAACGTGCAACATTGCTTACCTGGGTTTCGTTATGAACCTGAATGATGTCCATCGCGGAATTCAAAAGAACCGCAAACGTAAACGTATCGGGCGTGGCCCCGGCAGCGGCACCGGTAAAACGTCGGCCCGCGGCCACAAAGGTCACAAGAGCCGCAGCGGATACAGCCGCAAACCCAGCTTCCAAGGCGGGGCGATGCCGATGTTCCGCCGCGTCCCCAAGCGTGGTTTCAACAACCGCTTTGCCGTCAACGTCTTCGCCGTCAACGTCGGCAAGCTCAATGACGTGTTCGAAGACGGTGCCGAAGTCACGCTGGAAGCGATGGCCGCCAAAGATGTCGCCAAGGGCAGCTTCGACGAGGTCAAAATCCTGGGCGATGGCGAGCTGACGAAGAAACTGACCGTCTCGGCCCACCGGTTCAGCAAGTCGGCCGAAGAAAAGATCACCGCCGCCGGCGGAACGGTCAACAAATTGGTCGCCAAGCGGACCCCGGAAGAACGCGTCGCCGCGCTGAAACAAGCCTGATCGATGCCTTCCCCTCCGGCCGACACGCCGGCAGGCACTCGTTTGAGACAAGCGAGCCAAATTTGAATGAACCAACCAGAACGTCAGTCGCCCCCGCGGACTGGCGTTTTGTTGTTCCGGGGCGAGCCAATTCCAAACGCGATTCGATTTCGGCAGCCGGTTTGATTTGCCCAACCGTTGCCCTCGCCTTGGATCGCCAAAAACACTAAATTTCCGCAGGTGGCAGCGTTTCGGCCCAGTGCCAGGGTTGCCGCGACCGAAATCAACCAACGATGGATCGAGCGAATGCTTGAAAAACTGCGAATCATGTTCACCATCCCCGAGTTGCGGAAGAAAATCTTCCTGACGCTGGGATTGCTGGCCATTTACCGAATCGGTTTCCACATCCCGCTGCCGATGGTGGACAACGCCCCGACGGATTCCGCCGGCGGGGGAGCGGCCGATTTTCTGGAAAAGGTCAGCCTGTTCGCCGCCAGCGATCTGCGCCAGTTGACGATCTTCGGGCTGGGCATCATGCCCTACATTTCCGCATCGATCATTCTGCAGCTGCTCGGGACCACCGTCCCTGCTCTGGCCGAGCTGAAAAAGGAAGGCCAGGCCGGGCAGAAGAAGATCAACGAATACACGCGTTATTTGACCGTCGGTATCTGTCTGGTGCAAAGCTGGATCTACGTCTCGGTCATGCTGTCGGCCAGCGGTCCGGGCGGCGGCAACATCAACGCCAATTTCTTGAACGAAGCCGGGACGGGACTGTATTTGCCCTGGCAATTCGTCGCCGTCGCGGTGATGACCTGCGGCAGTGTGTTCCTGATGTGGCTGGGCGAGCAGATCGACGAGCACGGGATCGGCAACGGGATCAGTTTGTTGATCATGGCCGGGATCCTGGCTCAGATGCCCAAGGCGTTGTACGAATTGATCCGTAACATGGAAACCCAATTGACCGGTCTGAGCCGCGGTCAGGTCGGCATCGAGACGTTGATCTTGCTGTTTGTGCTGTTCATCGGCGTGGTCGTCGGCGTGGTGTTCATCACGCTGGGGCAGCGCAAGATCCCGACGCAATCGGCCAAGTTCACCCGCGGACGAAAGGTCTACGGCGGCACACGCCAACACCTGCCGCTGCGAATCAACCAAGCCGGCGTGATGCCGATCATTTTCGCCAGCAGTTTGCTGATGATTCCCGGCGTGTTCTTCGGACTGTTGGCCGGAGCGTTCGAAACCGGCGGTGCG containing:
- the rplF gene encoding 50S ribosomal protein L6; translated protein: MSRIGKKPVQIPSGVTVGVADRVITVEGAKGKLTFTHRPEISVDVEGDTVTCSRSGEDRTSRELHGLTRAIIGNMVEGVTNGYEKKLEIVGVGYLASISGDTLQLRVGYANELHRKIPSDLTVTCPDQTHVVVQGCDKQKVTQFAAEIRSLRKPEPYKGKGIRYQGEQVKIKPGKSATK
- a CDS encoding type Z 30S ribosomal protein S14 codes for the protein MASKSKIAKANRKPKFSTRRENRCKFCGRPRSVYRKFGLCRICFRENANLGLIPGVRKASW
- the rpsE gene encoding 30S ribosomal protein S5: MLDRVVKIKRCAAVVKGGRRFSFAAMVVVGDGQGKVGWGYGKANEVPPSVQKATKQATRDMVNVPLVEGSIPHQVWGSFGAAKVTLIPAGAGTGIIAGQAVRAVCEACGIHDILTKSYGTNNPVTLVKATVEALKQLRTREETAALRGLSVEELSA
- the rplE gene encoding 50S ribosomal protein L5 — protein: MATKPRLQSTYEDSIRQALVERYGYKNPHQVPRLEKITLNMGVGQAIGDKKILDLAYDAMTQIAGQKPVMTVARKSIANFRLREGMPIGCMVTLRRQHMYEFLDRMVSIVLPRVRDFRGISRKAFDRRGNYTMGLTEQLVFPELNPDKFTRPQGMNITYVTSAKTDDEARTLLELFGMPFKAAPGKSDAA
- the rplR gene encoding 50S ribosomal protein L18, giving the protein MDKNKKLGKQRLRRRNHVRNVLRGSAERPRLCVQRSLKHFSVQLVDDNTGRTLASASTRDKALRDSVKVGGNCDGAAEVGKAIAEKAEAAGIKEVKLDRGHNKYHGRVKAFADAARESGLVL
- the rplP gene encoding 50S ribosomal protein L16 codes for the protein MPKRVKHRKSQRGRIKGSATRGNTVVFGDYGIQSLEPGWIKATTIEAGRIAAQQYVRGEGKLYIRVFPDKSVTSTPLETRMGKGKGEPDFWAAVVKPGTVLYELGGVTEQQAKVCFARLASKLPVKVRFVERRTF
- the rplV gene encoding 50S ribosomal protein L22, whose protein sequence is MSTFVASHRNARISAQKVRLVADLVRGQYADEALDTLKYQPQRGARMLEKVIRSAVANAMDPDQTGGNPHRIDDLVLTDVRVDGGSMFRRMRPKARGSAHIIKKRSSHISVKVTPIDEI
- the rplX gene encoding 50S ribosomal protein L24, coding for MLLKVEDEVLVIAGGDKGHRGKVLVVDRKQNKVVVEGAGLVRKHVRKSQKNPQGGRLSKEMPIHASNVMVIDPTTDKPTRIGVRYLDDGTKERFAKKSGASLGKISPPRDKYKKA
- the rplN gene encoding 50S ribosomal protein L14 — translated: MIQQETRLDVADNTGARQVMCIKVLGGSRRRFARVGDVIICSVKSVIPGSEIKKKAIVRAVIVRTKTPTRRGDGSYIKFDSNAVVLIDKDKAPRGTRIFGAVARELREQSFMKIVSLANEVV
- the rpsH gene encoding 30S ribosomal protein S8; this encodes MMTDPIADMLTRIRNAVRVERAFVDIPASRVKRGIADVLKREGFIWDWAEVEESPVNLLRLELKYGSNGERVIQSIRRMSKPGRRLYAHCKDLKPVLGGMGITIISTSKGVISDREARREKIGGEILCEVA
- the rplO gene encoding 50S ribosomal protein L15, whose amino-acid sequence is MNLNDVHRGIQKNRKRKRIGRGPGSGTGKTSARGHKGHKSRSGYSRKPSFQGGAMPMFRRVPKRGFNNRFAVNVFAVNVGKLNDVFEDGAEVTLEAMAAKDVAKGSFDEVKILGDGELTKKLTVSAHRFSKSAEEKITAAGGTVNKLVAKRTPEERVAALKQA
- the rpsS gene encoding 30S ribosomal protein S19; translation: MSRSSKKGPYVDPKLYFKVQKQAEEGKKTPIKTWARACTIVPEFINLTFMVHNGRAHVPVQVTEDMVGHKLGEFAPTRTFKGHGGKKK
- the rpsQ gene encoding 30S ribosomal protein S17; its protein translation is MPKRVVSGIVTSDKMDKTRRVEINRLVKHPKYKKYISRRSVCHVHDEANESGVGDRVEIIESEPLSKLKRWRLVRVIEKSTEVDLVALRAARKEAEQAEAASAGSESE
- the secY gene encoding preprotein translocase subunit SecY; the protein is MLEKLRIMFTIPELRKKIFLTLGLLAIYRIGFHIPLPMVDNAPTDSAGGGAADFLEKVSLFAASDLRQLTIFGLGIMPYISASIILQLLGTTVPALAELKKEGQAGQKKINEYTRYLTVGICLVQSWIYVSVMLSASGPGGGNINANFLNEAGTGLYLPWQFVAVAVMTCGSVFLMWLGEQIDEHGIGNGISLLIMAGILAQMPKALYELIRNMETQLTGLSRGQVGIETLILLFVLFIGVVVGVVFITLGQRKIPTQSAKFTRGRKVYGGTRQHLPLRINQAGVMPIIFASSLLMIPGVFFGLLAGAFETGGAIFKGLNLVSLTMQDQASYFFNLLYVALIFFFCYFWTAITFNPKEISDNLRDSGTFIPGYRPGKRTTDYLEKVMVRITYVGAGFLSIVAIVPTIVYGSLGVPYSIAGFYGGTGLLIAVSVAFDLVQKIDSHLVMRNYRGLLEGAGGGVSPVV
- the rpmC gene encoding 50S ribosomal protein L29; this encodes MTSNSELREMSDEQLEATAAEAAADLFRLRFQSQSERLNTPSDIRKNRRLIARVKTIQTERSKAANNTPAEA
- the rpsC gene encoding 30S ribosomal protein S3, encoding MGQKVNPIAFRTGVTRGWCSRWYASKQDFADLLVEDRKLRNFITNHPKKNQYKNAGIDRIEIERTRDEVRVMMYVARPGLIIGKKGQEIEILQAELQNLIGRRINLKVEEVGRPELQAQLVAEDIAQQLQKRSSFRRTMKRSLEQTMDAGAKGIKIQLAGRLGGAEMARREKQSMGSIPLSTLQAKIDYGTTEAMTPQGHIGVQVWINQGIYGDDNDGADAQTGQASKKPKRAHKR